In Balearica regulorum gibbericeps isolate bBalReg1 chromosome 26, bBalReg1.pri, whole genome shotgun sequence, one genomic interval encodes:
- the GATAD2A gene encoding transcriptional repressor p66-alpha isoform X2, translated as MTEEACRTRSQKRALEREITHNDVDSKKIKMEKGLLGTDINAEGDMKIKTDPGAGKVQGLLKSGEVKATIKVEVQTGDEPVDMSTSKSEIKREKRVPSPDIIVLSDNEPSSPRMNGLTKIALKETNTEALMKSSPEERERMIKQLKEELRLEEAKLVLLKKLRQSQIQKETTTQKPAGSSGSAVATPPPLVRGPQSVPAGKPSLQTSSTRIPGTVIPPPLVRGGQQTSSKLGNQQNTQIVMPPLVRGAQQIHNIRQHSSTGPPPLLLAPRASVPSVQIQGQRIIQQGLIRVANVPNTSLLVNIPQASPTSIKGTTVTSAQANATTTSAASIVNSNDSPASRQAAAKLALRKQLEKTLLEIPPPKPPAPEMNFLPSAANNEFIYLVGLEEVVQNLLETQGKVSVAVSSREPYMCAQCKTDFTCRWREEKNGTIMCETCMTSNQKKALKAEHTNRLKAAFVKALQQEQEIEQRILQQTASPVQTKSDPIVQHHSLKQTSSQMSRGPPGAARGVLHAFSQSPKLQNASSAAALGSRPGKHAERPVSKGSAAAWKKTPINTGGALPFVNPSLAVHKSSSAVDRQREYLLDMIPPRSIPQSATWK; from the exons ATGACAGAGGAAGCATGCAGGACACGAAGTCAGAAACGAGCCTTAGAACGTGAGATAACGCATAACGATGTggacagtaaaaaaataaagatggagaaaggacTATTAGGAACAGATATAAATGCTGAAGGcgacatgaaaataaaaacagatccTGGAGCTGGAAAAGTGCAAGGATTATTAAAAAGCGGAGAGGTGAAAGCAACCATTAAAGTGGAGGTTCAGACGGGAGATGAGCCTGTGGACATGAGTACCTCAAAAAG tgaaataaagagagaaaagagagtcCCTTCACCGGACATTATAGTGTTATCTGACAATGAACCTTCTAGCCCTAGAATGAATGGTTTaacaaaaatagcattaaaagaGACCAACACGGAGGCGCTCATG aaaagcagtCCGGAGGAGCGTGAGAGAATGATTAAACAACTAAAAGAAGAGTTACGGTTAGAAGAAGCAAAGCttgttttattgaaaaagtTACGGCAAAGTCAAATCCAGAAGGAGACCACTACTCAGAAG cctGCTGGTTCCTCTGGGAGTGCTGTGGCCACCCCTCCGCCCTTGGTGCGGGGACCGCAGAGTGTTCCTGCTGGCAAGCCGTCCCTCCAG aCCTCCTCTACGCGTATACCAGGCACTGTTATTCCCCCTCCCTTGGTCCGTGGAGGGCAGCAAACTTCTTCAAAATTAGGAAATCAGCAAAACACGCAGATAGTAATGCCGCCTCTTGTCAGAGGAGCACAG CAAATCCACAACATCCGACAGCACTCCAGCACGGGGCCACCTCCGCTGCTGCTGGCACCGCGGGCATCGGTCCCCAGCGTACAAATTCAGGGGCAGCGAATTATCCAGCAGGGTCTGATCCGCGTCGCCAACGTCCCCAACACCAGCCTGCTTGTCAATATCCCGCAG GCTTCACCAACTTCAATCAAAGGTACAACCGTGACGTCCGCTCAGGCTAACGCTACTACAACCAGCGCCGCTTCCATTGTCAACTCCAACGACTCGCCGGCCAGCCGGCAAGCCGCCGCCAAGCTCGCCTTGCggaagcagctggagaagacGCTGTTGGAGATCCCTCCTCCCAAGCCACCTGCGCCAGAGATGAACTTCCTGCCAAGTGCAGCTAATAACGAATTTATTTACTTAGTCGGGTTGGAAGAAGTTGTGCAGAATTTGCTGGAAACTCAAG GTAAAGTTTCGGTTGCTGTATCATCTCGTGAGCCCTATATGTGTGCTCAGTGTAAGACTGACTTCACCTGCCgttggagggaggagaagaacGGAACCATTATGTGTGAAACCTGCATGACATCAAATCAGAAAAAGGCCTTGAAAGCTGAGCACACTAACCGACTGAAGGCTGCCTTCGTAAAAGCACTGCAGCAAGAGCAGGAGATTGAGCAAAGGATACTGCAACAGACGGCGTCTCCTGTACAGACCAAGTCAGACCCTATAGTGCAGCACCACTCACTCAAGCAG ACTTCTAGCCAGATGTCTCGAGGTCCTCCTGGAGCTGCACGAGGAGTGTTGCATGCATTTAGCCAGTCACCCAAGTTGCAGAATGCATCGTCTGCAGCAGCACTTGGGAGTAGGCCAGGTAAGCATGCTGAGAGACCTGTCAGCAAGGGCAGCGCTGCCGCCTGGAAGAAGACTCCCATCAATACAG GTGGGGCTTTACCTTTTGTTAATCCTAGTTTAGCTGTGCACAAGTCATCTTCAGCAGTAGACCGCCAGCGTGAATATCTCCTGGATATGATTCCCCCACGGTCCATCCCACAGTCTGCCACGTGGAAATAA
- the GATAD2A gene encoding transcriptional repressor p66-alpha isoform X4, which translates to MTEEACRTRSQKRALEREITHNDVDSKKIKMEKGLLGTDINAEGDMKIKTDPGAGKVQGLLKSGEVKATIKVEVQTGDEPVDMSTSKSEIKREKRVPSPDIIVLSDNEPSSPRMNGLTKIALKETNTEALMKSSPEERERMIKQLKEELRLEEAKLVLLKKLRQSQIQKETTTQKTSSTRIPGTVIPPPLVRGGQQTSSKLGNQQNTQIVMPPLVRGAQQIHNIRQHSSTGPPPLLLAPRASVPSVQIQGQRIIQQGLIRVANVPNTSLLVNIPQASPTSIKGTTVTSAQANATTTSAASIVNSNDSPASRQAAAKLALRKQLEKTLLEIPPPKPPAPEMNFLPSAANNEFIYLVGLEEVVQNLLETQGKVSVAVSSREPYMCAQCKTDFTCRWREEKNGTIMCETCMTSNQKKALKAEHTNRLKAAFVKALQQEQEIEQRILQQTASPVQTKSDPIVQHHSLKQTSSQMSRGPPGAARGVLHAFSQSPKLQNASSAAALGSRPGKHAERPVSKGSAAAWKKTPINTGGALPFVNPSLAVHKSSSAVDRQREYLLDMIPPRSIPQSATWK; encoded by the exons ATGACAGAGGAAGCATGCAGGACACGAAGTCAGAAACGAGCCTTAGAACGTGAGATAACGCATAACGATGTggacagtaaaaaaataaagatggagaaaggacTATTAGGAACAGATATAAATGCTGAAGGcgacatgaaaataaaaacagatccTGGAGCTGGAAAAGTGCAAGGATTATTAAAAAGCGGAGAGGTGAAAGCAACCATTAAAGTGGAGGTTCAGACGGGAGATGAGCCTGTGGACATGAGTACCTCAAAAAG tgaaataaagagagaaaagagagtcCCTTCACCGGACATTATAGTGTTATCTGACAATGAACCTTCTAGCCCTAGAATGAATGGTTTaacaaaaatagcattaaaagaGACCAACACGGAGGCGCTCATG aaaagcagtCCGGAGGAGCGTGAGAGAATGATTAAACAACTAAAAGAAGAGTTACGGTTAGAAGAAGCAAAGCttgttttattgaaaaagtTACGGCAAAGTCAAATCCAGAAGGAGACCACTACTCAGAAG aCCTCCTCTACGCGTATACCAGGCACTGTTATTCCCCCTCCCTTGGTCCGTGGAGGGCAGCAAACTTCTTCAAAATTAGGAAATCAGCAAAACACGCAGATAGTAATGCCGCCTCTTGTCAGAGGAGCACAG CAAATCCACAACATCCGACAGCACTCCAGCACGGGGCCACCTCCGCTGCTGCTGGCACCGCGGGCATCGGTCCCCAGCGTACAAATTCAGGGGCAGCGAATTATCCAGCAGGGTCTGATCCGCGTCGCCAACGTCCCCAACACCAGCCTGCTTGTCAATATCCCGCAG GCTTCACCAACTTCAATCAAAGGTACAACCGTGACGTCCGCTCAGGCTAACGCTACTACAACCAGCGCCGCTTCCATTGTCAACTCCAACGACTCGCCGGCCAGCCGGCAAGCCGCCGCCAAGCTCGCCTTGCggaagcagctggagaagacGCTGTTGGAGATCCCTCCTCCCAAGCCACCTGCGCCAGAGATGAACTTCCTGCCAAGTGCAGCTAATAACGAATTTATTTACTTAGTCGGGTTGGAAGAAGTTGTGCAGAATTTGCTGGAAACTCAAG GTAAAGTTTCGGTTGCTGTATCATCTCGTGAGCCCTATATGTGTGCTCAGTGTAAGACTGACTTCACCTGCCgttggagggaggagaagaacGGAACCATTATGTGTGAAACCTGCATGACATCAAATCAGAAAAAGGCCTTGAAAGCTGAGCACACTAACCGACTGAAGGCTGCCTTCGTAAAAGCACTGCAGCAAGAGCAGGAGATTGAGCAAAGGATACTGCAACAGACGGCGTCTCCTGTACAGACCAAGTCAGACCCTATAGTGCAGCACCACTCACTCAAGCAG ACTTCTAGCCAGATGTCTCGAGGTCCTCCTGGAGCTGCACGAGGAGTGTTGCATGCATTTAGCCAGTCACCCAAGTTGCAGAATGCATCGTCTGCAGCAGCACTTGGGAGTAGGCCAGGTAAGCATGCTGAGAGACCTGTCAGCAAGGGCAGCGCTGCCGCCTGGAAGAAGACTCCCATCAATACAG GTGGGGCTTTACCTTTTGTTAATCCTAGTTTAGCTGTGCACAAGTCATCTTCAGCAGTAGACCGCCAGCGTGAATATCTCCTGGATATGATTCCCCCACGGTCCATCCCACAGTCTGCCACGTGGAAATAA
- the GATAD2A gene encoding transcriptional repressor p66-alpha isoform X1 → MGSKPDSAPRPMDGCPQSLTMTEEACRTRSQKRALEREITHNDVDSKKIKMEKGLLGTDINAEGDMKIKTDPGAGKVQGLLKSGEVKATIKVEVQTGDEPVDMSTSKSEIKREKRVPSPDIIVLSDNEPSSPRMNGLTKIALKETNTEALMKSSPEERERMIKQLKEELRLEEAKLVLLKKLRQSQIQKETTTQKPAGSSGSAVATPPPLVRGPQSVPAGKPSLQTSSTRIPGTVIPPPLVRGGQQTSSKLGNQQNTQIVMPPLVRGAQQIHNIRQHSSTGPPPLLLAPRASVPSVQIQGQRIIQQGLIRVANVPNTSLLVNIPQASPTSIKGTTVTSAQANATTTSAASIVNSNDSPASRQAAAKLALRKQLEKTLLEIPPPKPPAPEMNFLPSAANNEFIYLVGLEEVVQNLLETQGKVSVAVSSREPYMCAQCKTDFTCRWREEKNGTIMCETCMTSNQKKALKAEHTNRLKAAFVKALQQEQEIEQRILQQTASPVQTKSDPIVQHHSLKQTSSQMSRGPPGAARGVLHAFSQSPKLQNASSAAALGSRPGKHAERPVSKGSAAAWKKTPINTGGALPFVNPSLAVHKSSSAVDRQREYLLDMIPPRSIPQSATWK, encoded by the exons ATGGGATCAAAGCCTGACTCAGCTCCGCGTCCGATGGATGGGTGTCCGCAG agCCTCACAATGACAGAGGAAGCATGCAGGACACGAAGTCAGAAACGAGCCTTAGAACGTGAGATAACGCATAACGATGTggacagtaaaaaaataaagatggagaaaggacTATTAGGAACAGATATAAATGCTGAAGGcgacatgaaaataaaaacagatccTGGAGCTGGAAAAGTGCAAGGATTATTAAAAAGCGGAGAGGTGAAAGCAACCATTAAAGTGGAGGTTCAGACGGGAGATGAGCCTGTGGACATGAGTACCTCAAAAAG tgaaataaagagagaaaagagagtcCCTTCACCGGACATTATAGTGTTATCTGACAATGAACCTTCTAGCCCTAGAATGAATGGTTTaacaaaaatagcattaaaagaGACCAACACGGAGGCGCTCATG aaaagcagtCCGGAGGAGCGTGAGAGAATGATTAAACAACTAAAAGAAGAGTTACGGTTAGAAGAAGCAAAGCttgttttattgaaaaagtTACGGCAAAGTCAAATCCAGAAGGAGACCACTACTCAGAAG cctGCTGGTTCCTCTGGGAGTGCTGTGGCCACCCCTCCGCCCTTGGTGCGGGGACCGCAGAGTGTTCCTGCTGGCAAGCCGTCCCTCCAG aCCTCCTCTACGCGTATACCAGGCACTGTTATTCCCCCTCCCTTGGTCCGTGGAGGGCAGCAAACTTCTTCAAAATTAGGAAATCAGCAAAACACGCAGATAGTAATGCCGCCTCTTGTCAGAGGAGCACAG CAAATCCACAACATCCGACAGCACTCCAGCACGGGGCCACCTCCGCTGCTGCTGGCACCGCGGGCATCGGTCCCCAGCGTACAAATTCAGGGGCAGCGAATTATCCAGCAGGGTCTGATCCGCGTCGCCAACGTCCCCAACACCAGCCTGCTTGTCAATATCCCGCAG GCTTCACCAACTTCAATCAAAGGTACAACCGTGACGTCCGCTCAGGCTAACGCTACTACAACCAGCGCCGCTTCCATTGTCAACTCCAACGACTCGCCGGCCAGCCGGCAAGCCGCCGCCAAGCTCGCCTTGCggaagcagctggagaagacGCTGTTGGAGATCCCTCCTCCCAAGCCACCTGCGCCAGAGATGAACTTCCTGCCAAGTGCAGCTAATAACGAATTTATTTACTTAGTCGGGTTGGAAGAAGTTGTGCAGAATTTGCTGGAAACTCAAG GTAAAGTTTCGGTTGCTGTATCATCTCGTGAGCCCTATATGTGTGCTCAGTGTAAGACTGACTTCACCTGCCgttggagggaggagaagaacGGAACCATTATGTGTGAAACCTGCATGACATCAAATCAGAAAAAGGCCTTGAAAGCTGAGCACACTAACCGACTGAAGGCTGCCTTCGTAAAAGCACTGCAGCAAGAGCAGGAGATTGAGCAAAGGATACTGCAACAGACGGCGTCTCCTGTACAGACCAAGTCAGACCCTATAGTGCAGCACCACTCACTCAAGCAG ACTTCTAGCCAGATGTCTCGAGGTCCTCCTGGAGCTGCACGAGGAGTGTTGCATGCATTTAGCCAGTCACCCAAGTTGCAGAATGCATCGTCTGCAGCAGCACTTGGGAGTAGGCCAGGTAAGCATGCTGAGAGACCTGTCAGCAAGGGCAGCGCTGCCGCCTGGAAGAAGACTCCCATCAATACAG GTGGGGCTTTACCTTTTGTTAATCCTAGTTTAGCTGTGCACAAGTCATCTTCAGCAGTAGACCGCCAGCGTGAATATCTCCTGGATATGATTCCCCCACGGTCCATCCCACAGTCTGCCACGTGGAAATAA
- the GATAD2A gene encoding transcriptional repressor p66-alpha isoform X3, translated as MGSKPDSAPRPMDGCPQSLTMTEEACRTRSQKRALEREITHNDVDSKKIKMEKGLLGTDINAEGDMKIKTDPGAGKVQGLLKSGEVKATIKVEVQTGDEPVDMSTSKSEIKREKRVPSPDIIVLSDNEPSSPRMNGLTKIALKETNTEALMKSSPEERERMIKQLKEELRLEEAKLVLLKKLRQSQIQKETTTQKTSSTRIPGTVIPPPLVRGGQQTSSKLGNQQNTQIVMPPLVRGAQQIHNIRQHSSTGPPPLLLAPRASVPSVQIQGQRIIQQGLIRVANVPNTSLLVNIPQASPTSIKGTTVTSAQANATTTSAASIVNSNDSPASRQAAAKLALRKQLEKTLLEIPPPKPPAPEMNFLPSAANNEFIYLVGLEEVVQNLLETQGKVSVAVSSREPYMCAQCKTDFTCRWREEKNGTIMCETCMTSNQKKALKAEHTNRLKAAFVKALQQEQEIEQRILQQTASPVQTKSDPIVQHHSLKQTSSQMSRGPPGAARGVLHAFSQSPKLQNASSAAALGSRPGKHAERPVSKGSAAAWKKTPINTGGALPFVNPSLAVHKSSSAVDRQREYLLDMIPPRSIPQSATWK; from the exons ATGGGATCAAAGCCTGACTCAGCTCCGCGTCCGATGGATGGGTGTCCGCAG agCCTCACAATGACAGAGGAAGCATGCAGGACACGAAGTCAGAAACGAGCCTTAGAACGTGAGATAACGCATAACGATGTggacagtaaaaaaataaagatggagaaaggacTATTAGGAACAGATATAAATGCTGAAGGcgacatgaaaataaaaacagatccTGGAGCTGGAAAAGTGCAAGGATTATTAAAAAGCGGAGAGGTGAAAGCAACCATTAAAGTGGAGGTTCAGACGGGAGATGAGCCTGTGGACATGAGTACCTCAAAAAG tgaaataaagagagaaaagagagtcCCTTCACCGGACATTATAGTGTTATCTGACAATGAACCTTCTAGCCCTAGAATGAATGGTTTaacaaaaatagcattaaaagaGACCAACACGGAGGCGCTCATG aaaagcagtCCGGAGGAGCGTGAGAGAATGATTAAACAACTAAAAGAAGAGTTACGGTTAGAAGAAGCAAAGCttgttttattgaaaaagtTACGGCAAAGTCAAATCCAGAAGGAGACCACTACTCAGAAG aCCTCCTCTACGCGTATACCAGGCACTGTTATTCCCCCTCCCTTGGTCCGTGGAGGGCAGCAAACTTCTTCAAAATTAGGAAATCAGCAAAACACGCAGATAGTAATGCCGCCTCTTGTCAGAGGAGCACAG CAAATCCACAACATCCGACAGCACTCCAGCACGGGGCCACCTCCGCTGCTGCTGGCACCGCGGGCATCGGTCCCCAGCGTACAAATTCAGGGGCAGCGAATTATCCAGCAGGGTCTGATCCGCGTCGCCAACGTCCCCAACACCAGCCTGCTTGTCAATATCCCGCAG GCTTCACCAACTTCAATCAAAGGTACAACCGTGACGTCCGCTCAGGCTAACGCTACTACAACCAGCGCCGCTTCCATTGTCAACTCCAACGACTCGCCGGCCAGCCGGCAAGCCGCCGCCAAGCTCGCCTTGCggaagcagctggagaagacGCTGTTGGAGATCCCTCCTCCCAAGCCACCTGCGCCAGAGATGAACTTCCTGCCAAGTGCAGCTAATAACGAATTTATTTACTTAGTCGGGTTGGAAGAAGTTGTGCAGAATTTGCTGGAAACTCAAG GTAAAGTTTCGGTTGCTGTATCATCTCGTGAGCCCTATATGTGTGCTCAGTGTAAGACTGACTTCACCTGCCgttggagggaggagaagaacGGAACCATTATGTGTGAAACCTGCATGACATCAAATCAGAAAAAGGCCTTGAAAGCTGAGCACACTAACCGACTGAAGGCTGCCTTCGTAAAAGCACTGCAGCAAGAGCAGGAGATTGAGCAAAGGATACTGCAACAGACGGCGTCTCCTGTACAGACCAAGTCAGACCCTATAGTGCAGCACCACTCACTCAAGCAG ACTTCTAGCCAGATGTCTCGAGGTCCTCCTGGAGCTGCACGAGGAGTGTTGCATGCATTTAGCCAGTCACCCAAGTTGCAGAATGCATCGTCTGCAGCAGCACTTGGGAGTAGGCCAGGTAAGCATGCTGAGAGACCTGTCAGCAAGGGCAGCGCTGCCGCCTGGAAGAAGACTCCCATCAATACAG GTGGGGCTTTACCTTTTGTTAATCCTAGTTTAGCTGTGCACAAGTCATCTTCAGCAGTAGACCGCCAGCGTGAATATCTCCTGGATATGATTCCCCCACGGTCCATCCCACAGTCTGCCACGTGGAAATAA